The following nucleotide sequence is from Apodemus sylvaticus chromosome 2, mApoSyl1.1, whole genome shotgun sequence.
GATAAGCTGCAATTCTGGCAGATCTGTTTACATCCATTCCAGCGTTTGTTGCCCATGatgaaataataacattttatgcCATTGCAGAACCAGTATCCATCCACACGTTTGCCTACAACAGAGAAGGTAAATGTTTAAACTTCACATTTTCTGGTATTCTGTTATCTGAACATCTGAACAATGTATTGATTAAACctgtgttaaaaaaataaaatctcacagTTCTCATAAATTGAGATTCTATAATGCCCAGAGACCCCTGTACACCTACAATCTACACAACACTGTTGATAACAgtatagatatagaaatattttatgtccaTCATGAATGAGTCAGTAGAGGAAATGTAGCACATAGACACAAAAGAATACTATTTAGCCTTTAAAGGGAAATGAATTACCAGTGCATGATTATGTCTGCCTATAACCAGAGCACTCCAAAGAATAAGGTTTTggtgattttttgtatggttctcttagtttctacttgattgatttcacccctgattttgatgatttcctgtcttctactcctcctgggtgaattcacttctttttgctccagggctttcaggtgtgtcattaagctgctagtgtagctctctccattttctttttggaggcactcagggctatgattctcctcttagcactatttcattgtgtcccatagatttgggtatgttgtgtcttcattttcattaaattctaaaaagtctttgattctttctttatttcttccttgaccaaggtatcattgaatagaatattgttcagtttccacatgtatataGGTTTTCtgttctcaggaaatgagccgaagtagccattctaatatcagataaaattgactttcaacccaaagtcatcaaaagagacactgagggacactacttgctggtcaaagaaaaacacaccaagaagaactctcaatcttgaacatctatgctccaaatgcaaatgcaccctcattcataaaagaaactttactaaacctcaaagcacacattgcacctaacacaataattgtgggtgacttcaaactgcagtttcctcaatggaccaattaggaaaacagaaactaaacagggacacagtgaaactaattgaagctttggaccaattagagttaacagatatataatatatatagaacatttcaccctaaagcaaaagaatatacctttttctcagcacctcatggcaccttctccaaaactgaccatataaatggacacaagacagacctcaacaaatataagaagatcgaaataatcccatgcctcctatcagatcactatggagtaaaagtggtcttcaatagcaacaaaaacaacagaaagtccacatacacatggaaactgaacaatactcaatgaagaagctattttaaaataataaccaaaaccTTCTTCATGAGTCTGGAATACTTTAACAATATTTTTGgaccctttttcttttcctgtccaatATTTTATAATGTAGCAGTTTCAATGATAATAGTCCTTGCATAATGAGGATCATTACCCTCTACTAACACAGCACAGTGAGATTATATACAAGAGCTTTATTTAACTCTACatcttgaagaaaatatttaatgacaATTGATAAACTGTGTCAGTTAAAGATGACtagtcagaaagaaagaaatgtaaaaaaggtTCCTTGTGACTCTTGATGTTTCCATCTTTCCAGTCTAATTCACTTTGTCACTgacagagttacaatgtgtgcaCAGCATGGTAAGGCCCCCATGTCTGCTCCAGGAAGGGTTCCTTTGTAAAAAACAGACCATCTCTCTCAAAACGAGTCagatggaaaagagagagagagagagagagagagagagagagagagagagagagagagagagagagagagaaagtgagagagaaagtgagagagagaggtagagaaagtgagagagggagagaaagtgagagagagagggagagagagagaaagaataattTTTCTGACTGAATCCATGTAAATGTTAATTTTGGAGTAAGTATTTGTTCATTTTGGAGTAAGTATTTGATAGATGCACTCTTACTAAGAGCTACCACGTTCTGTCTGCAACAAAGTTAGAGATTCAGATTTTCCAATAAAGCAGAAGGACCTGAATTCTTGGGGGTGCTGACCTGTGATTCAGTCTTCTGGGATCAGTATGAGCAAGAAAGGTCCCTGAGTTCTCTCAACTATAAGAGTCTCCTAGTCCAAACAGTGATTTCCAGACTTCTAGGATCTGAGACGAATTAAAGAAACCCCATACCATTAACTCACACATCAAAAGCATCATAAAGTGATACTTGACTTCAAAgctttgggaagaaaaaaaacaatagaaaataatgGAATTCTTTTTACAAGATCCCCTCTGTACCTCTGTTCTGTGAGCAATTTAAAGCAATCTTGGTTTCCCCATGGCATTTGTTCTGTTGTATTTTGAGGGTGTCCAGAAAATTTTTGTAGGAATCACATTCTATAGACTTATTTGTCAACATCTCTTCCTTTAAATAGCTTTCATTTTTCATGGTGCTGTAGTTATGGTGGAGGATGTTTAGAGCGTCCTTCAGTTCACGTTTTTCTTGACTATGCTGATAAACTAAAATTAGTAGCAGACATAATATCAAAAATGCTCATAAGGAGTACATATTGAAATTTAATATTAGAGAAAAATCTTCATGTTGACAACCAATACATGTCATTACTTGAGGTCCTACTTTAACAGTTGTAAATCAACACTTCAATTAACTCACCACAGAAACAGTAACAGCATTTTTCTCTATAGGTAAGTTGAATATAAAGTAAATAGTATAGCTAAATAAAATTATGGTATAATATTCTTTATGGTGGAAGTAACTTcaaattatctatttttatatttacaaataaataccTTAGTAAAATATTTAGTGAATACTTAACCCACAATGAAAATTTGAAGTAAAAATGTTAAGAAATGGTACAATTATTATTGGAGCATATGGAAAGCAAAATATCCCAATATATAACTATGTTTAAGCATAACCTGGAACtgattttctgtatatatgtgaAGGAATCCAATATAGTTTAAATTTTCATGTCTCTGTACAGATGTAGTCTCTTTACTTAACCATGACCTCAATATACAGTGAGGCAAATGACAAGAAGATCATTTCTTTTACACAACTTTTCATCTCAGAATATTTACCTAAGATTCACAATTACCTTAGCTCAAAAATCAGACTACCAACTCCTTAGAAGGAACATGACCAAGATATAGAAAGGACAAGGCAGCTCCCAACAGTCCCAGAGTGTACAGATTAGTTATATAAGAGAAGATGACATTGTAATATGTCAGGCAAAATTATGAATGTCAAGAGATTTTGATTCATCCCCCTGATTATAGGCAGGACAATGGACAGAGTATAATAAGTGTATAATTAGTGTCTAAAATTATTCCTTAGATATAACGTCAAAGAAGATGTATCCCAGTTACTCACTGTGTGTTGCTAATACTGCCACAGTTACCATCAGAATGGAACAGAAGATTCCAAGAGGTATCACAATAACATGCCAGGAGAGTGAACACTCTTAAAtcagcaaaacaaagcaagaaaatcatCACTAGAAAAGAACACATCTCAATACTGATTATATTTTGTATAGCATCAAACAAAGGGATATTTATCTCTATACTATTTACAGAAGTTCATGCTACAATCTGGCTGAAAACATGCTTTCAAAATTGTAGATTTCTGCCTAAAATGAATCCACAGTAGAAGTCCTAACTGTGTGAAGTTTCACGGgaatttttaagttatttcagTCTTGGCATTATATTCTGAATCCTACCCACTCTGCCTAGAAGGAGGTAGATGGCAGGCATGTGCCCATACCCAGTTCTACAGAATACAAAATGCATTCTTCAGATATCACTGGAGGCACAGACACATTCCAAGTACATGACCCCAAATCGAGGCATTCAGTTCACCACGAAAGCATAACTGAGgataaagaggaaggaaagagagattgATGCTTTTGATTACTCTTAGGGAACTGTGGCTGTTCTAGATCTGACCTGTATCCAACCTCATCCTTAAAGGGGCCTGAAAGTCAACTCTCTGTCTTTGTAAGATCTATTTTTCTCTACACAATAATAAGTATATGTGAGGTATTCACAATGGGAAAGTTAAGCTTCTGATTATcactatatcaaataaaataaggtTCTCATTTTGGAGTTCAATTCTGATAGTGTGAGCAGAATGAGcagaaacaaagaagagaaaattgaGACTTTTCTCAGTCATTTTCATTAACAAATttaattattctttgaaatttttggAAACCACTGTTTGGATTACATATTCTCATATCTACTACCCTCACtcatcctttctcttcctttgcaACTTTCTTCCCAGGAAGAAACTTCCTCTTCTGATGAAAAATATTACTGCCTTGTTTCATTAgatgtgggaaatatttaaaacaaaacactttttaCAAGAGTGAAAGTATTGTTTCTAGTGCAcactttctatttccttaagATTTTATTCTCTAGAATATTTGGTATTATTTCAggttattttttatgttacttttaaaattttcagaattCTTGACTAGACTAAATATAAACCTCATAATGGTTTGTCAAATTTGACATAATGTCAAACTTTTGCTTCTCCATTCACAAGAACTTCTTATTTATAGACTCCAATTGTTCTGACCATCTAATTTTTTCAGTTATAAGCTACCAACTACAAGAAGAATTAgggttatatttttcttttacttttaaaattgattattCTATCTTTTAAACTTCCTTTACAAAAATTTTGTATATTACTACTCTCTTAATATTTTGTTATCTCCCTCACATTCTTTTACACCACCAAGCCCAGGTGAAATAGAAGGTTATAAAGAAAGTCAATAGGCATTGTTTTCAAAAGCTAAAAGTTACAATGCATAGAAGCAGGTGAATTTAGTCACTTAAAACCCTTACCTCTCTGGTTAGCTTCTCTGGGCTCTTGAGTCTCATCTGGCTTCACTTGGTTCTGTAACCCTGAAGAtttatgaaatctcaaagttgagTAAGTGACCTCCTGCTCACTCATCTTGGAAATATGTGAAGTACACTCTCTGTTAAAATGTGGCCTTGAGTGATTTCTAAAGAAAAAGTTGAAATGTCGATCTTTAGGAAGGTACCCAGCTCAGGTACTATGGTAGGGTAGGAGGGGGTAAGGTCTGTTTAACTCCTTTAAGAATCCCAACATCATAATATGGACTGTCCCTGGTTTCTCTTACTGGTGAGACTTTTTTGCAGATTTTGTTAAAACGGTTCGTACTTCTAATGGTCACAGCAATCATTATTAAGAAATATgtaaaaaactcaaaatatattaataagTCATCATGGTATTGACAGACCATTTGttcaaaatattcaatatataaaactATTAAGTAAAATTAGTACCACTGAAAAACTTTTAAACAATCTGTTCAGATAAAGATTCAAAGCTttcttaatgtttaaaatattgttttaaaattatttacaccTTTTGATAAACATATCACTACAAAAATGTTATTGCAGAATTTTCAGGTATACATTTCTCTCAGAGTTTCCCAGACACTACCTTCAAAATAGTACCTGAAAGTTGATACTGCAGGTGATCCAagacatataaatatatcttaGGTTTAAGCCCTGAACAGCTGAGATGTTGACCCTCTCCACTCAGCCACAGTCTACACTTTTGTCTCCATAGTTGGGTCTGGTAAATGGTTTCAATTGCAAAAGATCCTTCTGAGTggggtaatccagacccagaaagacaaatgccccATGTTCTCTCTATTCTGAGGCCCCTGTTGCAAAGTTTTCAGAAATGTTATGTAACCTGGAGTAACTTCAGCAATCAGGAAAGTAGAAAGGGTCACtacaggggtggggtgtgggagCAACAGAAAGGCATAGAGAATACAATATGATGTTTTAATCTCAATTTATTCCATACAAAATCCCATCACTTACAATATATTCACACAAGATGTTCCCAGTGGAGgccatatgaaaaataaattttgtaatttttcagcACACATGAGCTAATGCCCATGAAGGATACAATCTGATAATAGATATCAATGTAGTAGTAAATAGTGAATATTTGTAACTGATCTTACCATTACATTAATAACTGAGCTGATAGCCAGGACATAATAAAGACAAGCTCCACATGTGATAGTATTCTTATCTAAATTTTAGTTTATGGTATTTTCTGGCATTGTTTATATTTTGCCTTGTTTCTTGATAAAAATAATCCTCCTATTacagaattattttcaaaattattattattattatcatcatcatcatcattattacctTTGTAGTGGAGCTGCCCGAGTCAAAGTGCAAGTGTTCAGAGGACAACATTACAAAGTGAGTTCTCTCTACCTTCATGTTGGTTTCAGGGATCAAACTAGGTGGTCAGTCAGGCTTGTGTAGCAAGTACATTTACACACTTATTCATCTCACCTTTCTCCCATAATGACAACTGTCAGATGGATAATATATAAACACTTTACCCTTTTAAGTAGTTGAACTCCATAGATTCCTCTACCTTAATTCCCTAGGCCACAACACAAGTCACAGCATATTCTGGAAGAAAACAACCAGTACGGAGTGGCAGTTTTCACATGCAGCCAGAGTTAACCTGATCTAACACAACCAACAGGGCTTTTCCCCATCAATTCTGCTCTCATGTCACACCATATGAAATTCTCTAGAGTGTACTTGATCATTTGATAGAAAAACAAGACAGGCTATTACCTGTGTCTTTGCTCAGAGGTGATTCCGGTAGAAGTAATCAGTGCCCCGATTGGAGAAAAGTTGGCTTTTCCCAGTCTGTATCACTTAAGAGGCCCCAAGAGGAAAGGCATAAATGAATTTCCTCCAAGTGATACTTCACCTCATGATTTTCTGCCCTTTCTCTTTaccaaagagaaaagaggaaattgCTTAATTTAAGCTGACTCTTAAAGGATATTGTGCTAGCTGCTGCAAAAAAAAGTCCATAATCAATATTTGAAGACTGAGAAGATGAACGCTCCTTCATAGAGAGCAAAACCAATGTCCTTAGCAAAACCACAAGGAAAAAAGAGGGACAGAAGTTCCATGGCTACGGTTTTGTAATAAGCTGTTGGAAATTTTCTCTTATACTActatttttcaaatgttaattcttgatttttaattatgtaaattGCAGTGAAGTATCTATCAGGAATGCCTTAAAACACTCACATTTTCACTGGTAAAGTCTTCCTTTACAGTCTTTTGGCTTTTTAATCATAGATAATATTTACTATGAACACTGATGGAGGGGTTTACTACTGAAGTTTGCATGGTTCTGGGAAATCGAATCTAAGACAATGAGCATGGTCAGCAATTATACTTCCCCTCAAGTGTGGCTTTTGCTTTGTTCTGGTGTTTTTCcttgttgtcatttgtttgttgcttgttttgttttttgtttgttttggtttcattctgttcgtttgttttgtttgtttttatatcagTTTCTTTGTTGTTTAAGGCAGTTGTTATATCTTACTATGTAGCACAATCTGACTTCACATTGACAGTCCTCTGCTCTCACTTCACTGCTGGATTTATAGTTGTACATCACCAACTTACAGCATGTTTCTGATCCATATTTCCTAAGAAATAAtaagcatttctttatttttataaatattggtCTAAATTTTTTAAAGCATATCAAATTACTAATTACTTTTGTATAGCATACATGAATTAGGTAATCCTCAACTGCTGAAAATTCTAGTTCTTgtatttttttgctgttgttagtTGAAAAACTAGATGggatatacattttttttgtttttttgagacaaggattctttgtgtagctctgactgtcctagaactcactctgtagaccaggctagcctcgaactcagaaatctacctgcctctgcctcccaagtgctggcattaaaggcttgtgccaccaccgcccagcttacaTATTAATACATAATATTTAGAACATATTAAGAAAGCTATTTTATGGATGGaattatgaattaaaaatatttacatttaaggAACTCTGATATAGAACACTACATGACATCTATTTCATTTATAGTCTAtcaattaaacataaaaatattcacaattGATTAATTGATTTTTTAGAGATGAAAGAAGGCAATCAATCTTGTATGAGTTTTGCCCATGAGTATGTGAAGAGAGTTCCTGGAAACAAACTGTTTTAGCAAGGACTGATTTACTGATTATAGTGGAGAGTTGGAAAGTTGTGTGTTTAGCCTAGTCCTCAAAGTCACCATTCCTTGCCCACCTGTGTCAAAACTAACATTCTGTGACTAGTAGATGAAACCTTCATGGAATCTATGAACTTAAGGGATCTGTAACTTCCACCAATCTGAAGGCTAAAAAATATCCTCTGATGACCTAATAAAAATCTTCCCCTTCTTGTTGTAAAACACCTCTCTGATGTATCCACCAATACATGCTAAATTTGACTTGATTCATGATTTTCTTAGTGCTGTAAAAGTACAACcattcagaaaactgggaactgCTTCCACATTGGAACACAGAGCCATGGTCACTAAAAATGGTTACAGAATATGCtatcttttattccttttaagGTGAAAGCTGGTTTTTGCATGAATAGACTTTCATTCACAGAGCTTGTGGAGCCAATTGTTACTGAGGCCATGCAGAAGACTTGAGACAGGTCAATGGGATCCAGGTTACAGATTAGAGTAGGACTGTGATTGGAATGTACAAAGACCTAGGTCTGGTCTTGAACAGCACAATAATGATATATAACAACAACGATAATACCAATAAGAATAATCATAACAAAAACAGTGATAATCATAATAGAGAGGAGATAAAATACTATAAGATTTCAATAGTCTATTGACATGAGTTAATACTTTTCAGAATATGTTCAAGTCTTTCACTAAACTGTACATTAATTTCATTGTAGCTTTTTGAACTTGCTGGCTTATTTTTGATTAAAGCAGTATGAATTGTTCTTCAATTCAAGTGACAGTGATTAATCAAGCACTAGGAAATGGTGGATCGCACAAGACTTGCAGAGGGACTGAAGATATACTGACAAGCCTGACTCCTAAGAGAGAAAGATTCATACCATTCAGTGTGCATGGTGTTCAGAGAAAAATTTGGAGGAGTTAGTTCTTTTCTTATATGAAGAATTCCATGGATCAAATTTGGGGATGTTATCTGGTATATTGGCCAATGCTTTTACCCACAGAGACATCTTGAAAGTCCCATTTTTGGTTCTTTAACCCAAATATCTATGAGTCAGCATTTAAGTCTGCCATTATCATGCAACCTATGTCCCCCAAACAATTGACAGACATTAACTAATCTCAAAAGTATAAGAAAAGTTCCTTGGGTACAGTGTGGATGCTTCCATAATACCTCCAGGTTGTCACTTTTTTCTCTACCCCTTGCCCAGGGTGAATCCCTCTATTTCTAACCtttgcacaaacacatacatggagAACATAGGAAATAGGGAGGGGGAGCAACAGTGTTGAAGAGAGTGGTTGCAGTGTCCCCGTGCAGGCAGATGCTCGTGATGTCTCAGCGTTCCACAGGAAAGACCCTGAAGAAGTCAGCTGATGTACTTAGGGACACTGTATAACTAACACTGGGCCTATGCTCCAAATACACCATTAATACATGCACAAAATATGGATTCAGTGAACATTTCGAATGGCTTGTCACAAAGCATGAGGCTGGTAGCTGGGGTGTCATGAGTGAAAATGGAAACTCAGGCTCTTGTGACTTCATGTAAGCCTCATCATCAACAAATTCTTTAACTCCCATAGATCAGAAGGCCTGTTTCTTTTGAGGACTGCTGTGAAGGTTTCATAagatacacaaataaaattttgttttcttgtgtgtgagacaaggtctccctaattatccctgactggcctagaatGCACAGTATAGGCAAGATTGTCCTCTAAATCATAGAGATTGCAAGACTTtttctcccaagtgttgggattaaaggtgtgaatcaCCATATATAGCTTCAAATAAAGTATTTAATCTTACACTGGTAAATAGATAGTATTTGCAGTCaacattaaatattattatttgcagTCCAAGACTTCAATCTTTCCTTAGCATATAAATATGAGCAAAATATTGATTCTTCAAGCCTGTTTTCAAGTGGTCTTCAAGAGTGTGTCACCTACTTCCTAGGTTTTGAGTAACTATAATTATGAATATAGACAGAGCTCATAGATTtcaaaagtactttttttttcatttgagcaTTTTAGCTTCTATAAGCTTCTTTAAGACACAAAATAGATTAGATTTTCTACCTGATCATTTCCAAGAGTTCATGTGTTTGAAAGGACAGGACATGGAAGGTACATGAACTAAAGTGAGAAACTGACACATGTATGCACTGGGACATTGCTGCTCTAGTAAACTCACATTCCTCCCTCAAATCTGGGAGATTTACATCACAGTGCCCATGAAAATATTAACGGTGCTGAGAAATTTTAGCATTTTTACCTCTAGATTCTGTTCTTACCACAGAGATTTACCACGTGACAGGACACAATTCTTGTGCTTTCTGCATATGATTTACCTTCCATAACATCATGCAAAGACTGTGAGCAAAAACTCCAGAGATGTTTATTCATTACTATGACCACAGCATTAGCGG
It contains:
- the LOC127679301 gene encoding T-cell surface glycoprotein YE1/48-like isoform X5, coding for MTYIHQNLFRIETNHSRPHFNRECTSHISKMSEQEVTYSTLRFHKSSGLQNQVKPDETQEPREANQRECSLSWHVIVIPLGIFCSILMVTVAVLATHIYQHSQEKRELKDALNILHHNYSTMKNESYLKEEMLTNKSIECDSYKNFLDTLKIQQNKCHGETKIALNCSQNRGKRVDGYWFCNGIKCYYFIMGNKRWNGCKQICQNCSLSLLRIDDEDELKFLRIQITPDAYWIGLSYDNKKQEWAWIDNGPSKLSLKIMKSNVRRQGCMFLSKTRLEIDNCDNTYPCICEKRLDKFPD
- the LOC127679301 gene encoding T-cell surface glycoprotein YE1/48-like isoform X16, whose amino-acid sequence is MTYIHQNLFRIETNHSRPHFNRECTSHISKMSEQEVTYSTLRFHKSSGLQNQVKPDETQEPREANQRVYQHSQEKRELKDALNILHHNYSTMKNESYLKEEMLTNKSIECDSYKNFLDTLKIQQNKCHGETKIALNCSQNRGKRVDGYWFCNGIKCYYFIMGNKRWNGCKQICQNCSLSLLRIDDEDELKFLRIQITPDAYWIGLSYDNKKQEWAWIDNGPSKLSLKIMKSNVRRQGCMFLSKTRLEIDNCDNTYPCICEKRLDKFPD
- the LOC127679301 gene encoding T-cell surface glycoprotein YE1/48-like isoform X6 — its product is MTYIHQNLFRIETNHSRPHFNRECTSHISKMSEQEVTYSTLRFHKSSGLQNQVKPDETQEPREANQRECSLSWHVIVIPLGIFCSILMVTVAVLATHIYQHSQEKRELKDALNILHHNYSTMKNESYLKEEMLTNKSIECDSYKNFLDTLKIQQNKCHGETKIALNCSQNRGKRVDGYWFCNGIKCYYFIMGNKRWNGCKQICQNCSLSLLRIDDEDELKFLRIQITPDAYWIGLSYDNKKQEWAWIDNGPSKLSLKIIKSNVTGRACMFLSKTRLEIDNCENTYPCICEKRLDKFPD
- the LOC127679301 gene encoding T-cell surface glycoprotein YE1/48-like isoform X4, with the translated sequence MTYIHQNLFRIETNHSRPHFNRECTSHISKMSEQEVTYSTLRFHKSSGLQNQVKPDETQEPREANQRECSLSWHVIVIPLGIFCSILMVTVAVLATHIYQHSQEKRELKDALNILHHNYSTMKNESYLKEEMLTNKSIECDSYKNFLDTLKIQQNKCHGETKIALNCSQNRGKRVDGYWFCNGIKCYYFIMGNKRWNGCKQICQNCSLSLLRIDDEDELKFLRIQITPDAYWIGLSYDNKKQEWAWIDNGPSKLSLNIMKSNVTGRRCMFLSKTRLEIDNCEKNYTCICEKRLYKFPDWLSNNR
- the LOC127679301 gene encoding T-cell surface glycoprotein YE1/48-like isoform X2; protein product: MTYIHQNLFRIETNHSRPHFNRECTSHISKMSEQEVTYSTLRFHKSSGLQNQVKPDETQEPREANQRECSLSWHVIVIPLGIFCSILMVTVAVLATHIYQHSQEKRELKDALNILHHNYSTMKNESYLKEEMLTNKSIECDSYKNFLDTLKIQQNKCHGETKIALNCSQNRGKRVDGYWFCNGIKCYYFIMGNKRWNGCKQICQNCSLSLLRIDDEDELKFLRIQITPDAYWIGLSYDNKKQEWAWIDNGPSKLSLNIMKSNVTGRRCMFLSKTRLEIDNCEKNYTCICEKRLYKFPDWLSNNRS
- the LOC127679301 gene encoding T-cell surface glycoprotein YE1/48-like isoform X9, whose product is MSEQEVTYSTLRFHKSSGLQNQVKPDETQEPREANQRECSLSWHVIVIPLGIFCSILMVTVAVLATHIYQHSQEKRELKDALNILHHNYSTMKNESYLKEEMLTNKSIECDSYKNFLDTLKIQQNKCHGETKIALNCSQNRGKRVDGYWFCNGIKCYYFIMGNKRWNGCKQICQNCSLSLLRIDDEDELKFLRIQITPDAYWIGLSYDNKKQEWAWIDNGPSKLSLNIMKSNVTGRRCMFLSKTRLEIDNCEKNYTCICEKRLYKFPDWLSNNRS
- the LOC127679301 gene encoding killer cell lectin-like receptor 2 isoform X12; the encoded protein is MTYIHQNLFRIETNHSRPHFNRECTSHISKMSEQEVTYSTLRFHKSSGLQNQVKPDETQEPREANQRECSLSWHVIVIPLGIFCSILMVTVAVLATHIYQHSQEKRELKDALNILHHNYSTMKNESYLKEEMLTNKSIECDSYKNFLDTLKIQQNKCHGETKIALNCSQNRGKRVDGYWFCNGIKCYYFIMGNKRWNGCKQICQNCSLSLLRIDDEDELKFLRIQITPDAYWIGLSYDNKKQEWAWIDNGPSKLAGQQCTMNEINRKNGGNP